The following coding sequences lie in one Arabidopsis thaliana chromosome 3, partial sequence genomic window:
- a CDS encoding myosin heavy chain-like protein (BEST Arabidopsis thaliana protein match is: myosin heavy chain-related (TAIR:AT3G30230.1); Has 20 Blast hits to 20 proteins in 3 species: Archae - 0; Bacteria - 2; Metazoa - 0; Fungi - 0; Plants - 18; Viruses - 0; Other Eukaryotes - 0 (source: NCBI BLink).), which produces MELIQGAILFIQTEKARSELESDIKEHESNLLLLDQTLEEDFSEEQERSKLEAVLAEKRGHLASLPTLSFNPQHFEDFYIESLPLSESGLDWAVIIPDVEHEAGTEPGNSSKLLSASEPTKTESAVVEPTEADPAIVDPEKITDS; this is translated from the exons ATGGAATTGATTCAAGGGGCTATCCTCTTCATTCAAACTGAGAAGGCCAGATCGGAGCTGGAGTCAGACATTAAGGAGCACGAAAGTAACCTGCTTCTGTTGGACCAAACCCTTGAGGAAGATTTCTCTGAGGAACAAGAAAGGTCCAAACTGGAGGCTGTTTTAGCTGAGAAAAGAGGCCACCTTGCTTCTCTTCCCACCTTGTCCTTTAACCCTCAACACTTCGAGGATTTTTACATCGAATCACTGCCTTTGAGTGAATCAGGCTTAGATTGGGCTG TGATCATCCCGGATGTTGAACATGAAGCCGGAACTGAGCCGGGAAACTCTTCTAAGCTACTCTCTGCCAGTGAACCAACCAAAACTGAGTCAGCTGTTGTTGAACCAACCGAAGCCGATCCGGCTATCGTTGACCCCGAGAAGATTACGGATTCCTAG
- a CDS encoding myosin heavy chain-like protein (unknown protein; BEST Arabidopsis thaliana protein match is: unknown protein (TAIR:AT5G35604.1); Has 17 Blast hits to 17 proteins in 2 species: Archae - 0; Bacteria - 0; Metazoa - 0; Fungi - 0; Plants - 17; Viruses - 0; Other Eukaryotes - 0 (source: NCBI BLink).) yields MEKEGNVFRCFKTWKDTILPTFDKWRPTIRERFLLHAHHSSRANNELNDMIEHYEGLLLSIEQDIDAWKGKFSSLEADLRSSSDFKQKLEDRVDHLSSKLMRSNGELHDQYQRYDKL; encoded by the exons ATGGAGAAAGAGGGCAACGTCTTTCGGTGCTTCAAAACCTGGAAAGACACGATCCTGCCCACCTTCGACAAATGGCGACCTACAATTCGCGAGCGATTTTTACTCCATGCTCATCATTCATCTCGG GCGAACAACGAGCTTAACGACATGATCGAGCACTATGAAGGATTACTGCTCAGTATAGAACAGGATATTGATGCTTGGAAAGGCAAGTTTTCTTCCCTCGAGGCCGATCTCCGCTCCTCCTCTGACTTTAAACAGAAACTAGAGGATCGAGTCGACCATCTATCTTCTAAGCTCATGAGATCGAATGGCGAGTTGCATGATCAGTACCAAAGATACGACAAGCTCTAG
- a CDS encoding uncharacterized protein (unknown protein; Has 0 Blast hits to 0 proteins in 0 species (source: NCBI BLink).): protein MSISGLSIFLSRSSTLISLLTTRSKRRRCDTGRGGEPIDQDGGDDRGERSVRALDFSLQGEELLRAGLSLFLQIKSAIGLLLSPSRAEVPCGLGGSGFVDHFDGSTSERLSIEAMVCREVTNFLRRTSYAKKLVQFGNSNYSNFKSGQVPNECLGKRKGQSVYREVNEKSGLKVVRLKGLWAGRGKPRKLEVNSNSNV, encoded by the exons ATGAGTATCTCGGGGCTCAGCATCTTCTTGTCGAGGAGTAGCACTTTGATCAGTCTTCTCACCACTAGGTCGAAGAGAAGGAGATGTGATacaggaagaggaggagaacCCATCGATCAAGATGGAGGAGATGATCGAGGAGAGCGATCAGTTCGAGCCCTTGACTTTTCCCTCCAAGGAGAAGAGCTGTTGCGAGctggtctctctctctttttgcaAATCAAGTCAGCGATTGGCTTGCTGCTCAGTCCATCACGGGCTGAAGTCCCGTGTGGTTTGGGAGGAAGCG GTTTCGTGGACCATTTTGATGGAAGCACTTCGGAAAGGCTCTCAATTGAAGCAATG GTATGCCGAGAAGTAACCAACTTTCTTCGACGAACTTCTTACGCTAAGAAGCTCGTTCAATTCGGGAACTCCAATTAT AGCAATTTCAAGAGCGGCCAAGTACCGAACGAGTGCCTTGGGAAGAGGAAAGGTCAGTCCGTATACCGCGAGGTGAATGAGAAGTCGGGATTAAAGGTGGTTAGATTAAAGGGCCTTTGGGCTGGAAGGGGAAAGCCCAGGAAGCTCGAAgtcaattcaaattcgaacGTTTGA